GGCCTCCCTGCTGCTGCCCATTCCTCCGAAGGCGGAACCTCCTTCCAGCCCTCCGAGGACCATGGCGAACCTGAACATGGTGAAAATGTAGACCATGGCGATCACGTCCGCATAGGGTGCCAGGACGCCTGTGTAAATGAACGGCGTCATTGCCGCAAGCAGGAGCATGGAAGTAATGCATATGAGAGGTATTGCGCGGAACAGGAAGGATGCGTTCTCGGATACCACGGACTCCTTCTTTATGAGTTTGCGCAGGTCGCGGTAAGGCTGGAATATGCTTGCCCCCACTCTGTTCTGCATAAGGGCCTTGAACTTGCCTATTATGCCTGCTATCAACGGAGATATCATGACCAGGGCCGCGGCCTGTATCAGCATGATCGCCAATTCCGCATAGTTCATAGGAGTCTCACCGCCAGGAGAGCGACGACGAGCGTCGCCAGCAGGTACGCGAAATATGTCTGGATATTACCGGTCTGGGTCTTTCCTATCTTCTCCGACAGGAACAGTATTATTGCAGATAACGGCTTATACAGATACTTTACAAAAGGTTCTGTGAACTCGGTTACAACGATCTTCTCATCTTTGCCCTCGGACTCCTTAACGGTTGCCGTATCCCCGTAGAATGGATGGAACACCCTCACCAGGGGCTGGGAGAATCCTACGGACGAATACTGCATGTCGTCTTCGAGTCTCCCGCCGCAACCCCATGTGCGGGTCGACCTCTCCCTGTGCTTCTCCCCTTTAAAAATCCATAGCAGGAGTGCCAATATCGCTACTATTGTCGCTCCCAGAACAAACGGCAGGAGCTCCCCGGACATGACGCTCCTGTACCCGGGCTCGGGAAGCATTCCCGTGACGGATACTATTCCGGACGAGATGACATCCATTATAACCGTGGCGAAGAAACCCATTCCCAGGCAGAGCATGGCCAATATCGCCATAGGGAGTATGGTACCTTTCTTCATGGGGCGGGGATTCTTCATCCCCTCGGAACGAGGCCTGCCCAGAAACACGAAAGCATAGAGGCGTGCATACGATGCAGCCATCATCATGCCGCATATCCCCACGGCGGCAAGGGCGAGAGGCATAAGGAGGCTCATGCCTTTGGATTCCAGGTCGGCCCCCATAAGGGATTGGATCATCAGCCATTCGCTTACGAACCCGTTGGTGGGCGGTATGGCCGCCATGGACAGCACGCCTACTATCGCAACGGCGGACAGAACGGGAAGGGCCTTGGAGAGCCCGCCCATCCTTCCTATGTTCTTCTCTCCTGTGCAGTCCTCGACGGTGTCGATGGTCATCAGCATCAGGGATTTGAAGACGGCATGATTCATGGTATGGAGGACCGCCGCTATCAGAACGAGCTTGGCCAGCGCCGGAGACTCACCGAAATATATCATCCCGAGGGATATGCAAAGGACTACCAGGGCCATATTCTCCATGCTGGAATATGCAAGTATCTTCTTGGGCTCCTTCTGGACCAGGGATTCCATTGCCCCCCATAGGGCCGTTACGGCGGCAAGGGCCAATATGGCAAATGCTACCCAGGTCATGGCGGGAGAGGCCCCGATGTATGAGAATATGCTCTTAATGAGTATCAGTACGGCCACGTTCGAGCAGACGGTGGAGAGCAGCGCGGTGGTATGTATGGGGGCGGAAGCGTACAGATTCGGCATCCATGCGTGGAAGGGCACAAGGCCAAGCTTTGAACCGAATCCCAGGACGATCATCAATATCAGGATCATTGAAGTTCCGGCCCCCAGGGAAGAGCCGAGGTCCCTCCATTCGGAGAGTACCTGGGTCCCGGTGACCGATGAGATGTAAAGGAAGGCGCATATGAGGAGCACGCCTCCTATGTGGGCTATCACGAAGAACAGCCATCTGGCTTTTTCGTTGTTGTCGTTTTTGGAAAGGAGGAAGGTCGTCAGCGTGACCATTTCCCAGGAAAATAGGAGAACCAGCACGCTGTCGGCCGCCATGCATGAAAAACATGCAAGGAAAAGTACGTTGAGCAAAGCGCTGTATCTGCATCCGGAATCCGATGTGGACTTGACAACGTGGACCACGATCAGCATGAATATCACGGACGAAAAGGATATCATGGATGCGGAAAGCTGATCGATCGACAGCATATACGCTCCTGTGGCAGAGGAGATAGGCAGCGTATAGCTGAGATCGACCCCGGCGCGCCATAGGAAATATGTCGACGCCCCCGCCAAGCATGAAACAATGCATAGGCTGGCCACCACGTTGGCGACTTTGTTGGATTTCGAGAAAGTGCCCAGTATCATACCCGCTACCGCGGGTACGAATACAGCGACGAAGAATACCGCTGCCAATGCCCCATCCTGCAAATGCACGTTAAGGATATCCATTCGAATGAACGGGCCACAGGCTCATTGTATTTTAAACGTTTGTTCTACCGTCTTTGATTTCCAAGCTTTCTTCGATTGTTTGTCGAACGGGTCAGATGTTCGCTCAAAGAACCCGAGAAAAATGACAGAACGTTTTTATGACGTAATATGTCGGACCGGTCGAAGTCGCCGCGAGAGATACGCGACCAATCGTAATCGACCGACCGATTTTAACACTCGGATGGGAAAATGGTGGACAAGGCGAGACTCGAACTCGCGACTTCTTCGTTGCGAACGAAGCGATCTACCGGGCTGATCTACTTGCCCATCAGTGACTGTCATTCAGAGGTAAGATATAAAACATTTGCAACATCGAACCGTAAATATCGTACCAGCAAAGTCTGTTTCAGTTCTTGATGCATACGGATAACAAGAATGTATTATCCTGGTAACACTAATCTCAAATCGGTAATAATGTTATATATGGGTGGCCACATTTTAACATAGGATTTGCATGGCATTCTATAATGTGACCTATAATAAGAAGCACGATTTTGCAACCGTACATAATTATGGGTGCACGTTCCGATGTCCTATTTGCAGCTACAAGCTCCGCAGCGGTCCCAACGGAACTCCCGGCCTCGCATATCCGAGACCCGAGAAGTTTCTGAGGCCGGAGGAGATCGAGGATGCGTTGCTTTCGGTCTGCCCGTCGCGCGTCAACTTCATGGGAGGCGAGCCCACCGTTTCCAAGGACCTGCCGAGGCTCCTCGCCTTCTGCAAGAGCTCCCTCGGAGCCACCACGGCCCTCGGGCACACCAACGGATCCAATCTCTCGTTGGATAACATAGATGCGGCCAACGTCGGCCTCAAAGCCTGGGACGAGGGCTGCCACCTGCTACTGACAGGGATTACCAAGGCGAAGATCTACGGCGAGGTCAGATCGGCCGTGGGGCGCGGAATGGACGTTGCCACCAACATGATCTACATCCCCGGATGCGTCGAGACCGATCAGATCGAGGCCGCCGCCGAGCACCTATCGAATATAGGAATATCAAAATTCCACATCATGGGCTATATCCCGGTCCCGGGCCAGTCCTATCCTAGGCCGACCCTCAGGGAGATGGAGGCCGCCTGCAGGGCGGCCAGAAAATACATTCCTGACACCTACTATTCTCATCTCTCCCCGGAGGAGGTCATATCCCTCGACAGGAACGACGACCGTTTCGACGTGGAGGTCATCCTGGGGACCGATGCCACCAGGGGAGTCGTAACGAAGGCCGATGAAGGCATTCCCGCATACCCTGTCATGAACTGACGATAGTTTTACGTCAGAAACGCCATGTCCGGTCATGACTATAACAGGCCTCAGCAAAGAAGTTCAGAGTGCAATGGAAGGGCAGAGGATCTATGCCCTGGCGACCGCTTCCAAAGACGGTGTCCCGAACGTCGTTCCCGTAGGTTTCCTTTTCGAGGGACCGGACGGAAATATATGGGTCATCGACAACTATATGGGCAAGACCCTGAAGAACGTTCGCGAGAACCCCGTGGCCTCGTTCTACATATGGCACGACGGAGTAAAAGAAAGCTATCAGGTCAAGTGCTCTGTGAAGATAGAGGATTCCGGCATCGATTATGAGAAAGCCGTAGCGCTGGCACATGAGAGGAAGGAGACCTATCCGGCCAAAACCCTGCTTAAGCTGACTGTGGAAGACGTCTTCTACGTCACACCGGGGGACCACGCCGGGAAGAAGCTCTGATCATTCTCCCTTGTCAACATACAAAGTGGCCAATCCTATCAGGCCGCCGAACGGTATGAACAGAAGATACTTGAGGGACGGGTCCAGATAATAGAATATCGAGAAAACCACGGACCCGACTATAAGGCCGAATATAGTGGCCTGTTTCAGTCTGGAGCTGCGGGTCACCATGGTCACACCCTCTTGCCCAGGGCCTTCTCGGCGGCGGCGACCATGCGGTCGGTGATCTCTCCGGAACCTCCGGTATATCCTGCCGGGTCCATGACCTCTTTGATCTCTCTGGCGGTCAACACGCCTTTCAGTTCTTCAGTCTCGAGGAGCACGTCGCGGAGCTGGCGGTCGTGGTCTACGGCTACCATCGACGCCTTGCGGACGATCTCGTGGGCATCCTGCCTGCCGATACCCTTCTCGGTGAGTTTCATCATCACAGGCTCAGCCATCACAAGTCCCTTGGAAGACTCTATGTTGCGGAGCATTATGTCTGAATGGACGGTAAGTCCGTCGAATATGTAGTCGGTTTTCTTCAACATCTCGTCCATCAGTGCGAACACGTGCGGTATCGTGAACCTCTCCGCAGAGGAGTTCGACAGGTCCCTCTCGTGCCAGAGGACCTGGCATTCGAAGGTCGGCGTAACGAAACCACGCAGAACCCTCGCAAGTCCGCAGACGTTCTCCGAGTTGATCGGGTTGCGCTTATGCGCCATGGTGGAGCTTCCGACCTGCTTGCTCTCGTCAAAGGCCTCGGACGCTTCGCCTATCTCCGACCTCTGGAGGTTCCTGACCTCTGTGCAGTACCGTTCGAGCGAAGTGGCGATGTTCGCCATCAGGCAGATCAGCTCGGTATATCTGTCGCGGCCGACGACCTGTGTTGCGGCAGGTTCGTATTCCAGGCCGAGGTCCTTCATAACGGCCTCCTGAACCTTGAAGAAGTTCTTTCCCAGGGCCGCACCGGTCCCGACGGCGCCAGCCATCTTTCCGGCGCAGGCGCGGGGCCTTATCTCCCTCAGCCTGTCCCGGTGCCTCAGCATCTCTGCGATATATCCGGAGATCTTGAACCCGAAAGTGATGGGGATCGCGAACTGCGCGTGGGTCCTCCCTATCTCGAGCGTGTCCCTCTCCCTCTTGGCGAGCTTTGCGAATGTATAGATGAGGGAATCGACGTCTTCGTCGACGATGTCCAGGGCGGCCTTGATCTGAAGTGCGGTTGCCGTGTCGACGATATCGTTGGACGTGGCTCCCAGATGTACGTACTTGCCGGCGTTGCCGGAGCACTGTTCCGTCATGGCCCTGATCATCGCCATCACGTCGTGCCTGGTCTCTTTCTCGATCTCCTTGACCCTTTCCGGTTTTACAAAATCGAGGTTGGCAATCCTGGTGATCTCGTCAGCATCCTCTTTGGTTATCGTGCCGAGGGATGCGTGAGCCCTTGCGAGAGCCGACTCCACATCCATCTGGTACCGAAGACGGCTGTCCTCGTAGAATATGGACTTCATATTCTCGCGGCCGTATCTGTAGTCCAGAGGGCATAGTTCCTTCATGTGAATCATGTGTGTGAGTGAATCTCATTATTTATAACTGATTAAGTACGTGTTCCTGACGCGGGTTTCGTGCGAACAAGGGCGCTTATAAGATGAAATTAAGAGAAAATCTTATAAGTGAATTGTTTCATAGCGCAAAACGTAAGTGGACCATGCTTTT
The DNA window shown above is from Methanomassiliicoccaceae archaeon and carries:
- a CDS encoding radical SAM protein produces the protein MAFYNVTYNKKHDFATVHNYGCTFRCPICSYKLRSGPNGTPGLAYPRPEKFLRPEEIEDALLSVCPSRVNFMGGEPTVSKDLPRLLAFCKSSLGATTALGHTNGSNLSLDNIDAANVGLKAWDEGCHLLLTGITKAKIYGEVRSAVGRGMDVATNMIYIPGCVETDQIEAAAEHLSNIGISKFHIMGYIPVPGQSYPRPTLREMEAACRAARKYIPDTYYSHLSPEEVISLDRNDDRFDVEVILGTDATRGVVTKADEGIPAYPVMN
- a CDS encoding pyridoxamine 5'-phosphate oxidase family protein, which codes for MTITGLSKEVQSAMEGQRIYALATASKDGVPNVVPVGFLFEGPDGNIWVIDNYMGKTLKNVRENPVASFYIWHDGVKESYQVKCSVKIEDSGIDYEKAVALAHERKETYPAKTLLKLTVEDVFYVTPGDHAGKKL
- a CDS encoding proton-conducting transporter membrane subunit, with the protein product MDILNVHLQDGALAAVFFVAVFVPAVAGMILGTFSKSNKVANVVASLCIVSCLAGASTYFLWRAGVDLSYTLPISSATGAYMLSIDQLSASMISFSSVIFMLIVVHVVKSTSDSGCRYSALLNVLFLACFSCMAADSVLVLLFSWEMVTLTTFLLSKNDNNEKARWLFFVIAHIGGVLLICAFLYISSVTGTQVLSEWRDLGSSLGAGTSMILILMIVLGFGSKLGLVPFHAWMPNLYASAPIHTTALLSTVCSNVAVLILIKSIFSYIGASPAMTWVAFAILALAAVTALWGAMESLVQKEPKKILAYSSMENMALVVLCISLGMIYFGESPALAKLVLIAAVLHTMNHAVFKSLMLMTIDTVEDCTGEKNIGRMGGLSKALPVLSAVAIVGVLSMAAIPPTNGFVSEWLMIQSLMGADLESKGMSLLMPLALAAVGICGMMMAASYARLYAFVFLGRPRSEGMKNPRPMKKGTILPMAILAMLCLGMGFFATVIMDVISSGIVSVTGMLPEPGYRSVMSGELLPFVLGATIVAILALLLWIFKGEKHRERSTRTWGCGGRLEDDMQYSSVGFSQPLVRVFHPFYGDTATVKESEGKDEKIVVTEFTEPFVKYLYKPLSAIILFLSEKIGKTQTGNIQTYFAYLLATLVVALLAVRLL
- the purB gene encoding adenylosuccinate lyase, with product MIHMKELCPLDYRYGRENMKSIFYEDSRLRYQMDVESALARAHASLGTITKEDADEITRIANLDFVKPERVKEIEKETRHDVMAMIRAMTEQCSGNAGKYVHLGATSNDIVDTATALQIKAALDIVDEDVDSLIYTFAKLAKRERDTLEIGRTHAQFAIPITFGFKISGYIAEMLRHRDRLREIRPRACAGKMAGAVGTGAALGKNFFKVQEAVMKDLGLEYEPAATQVVGRDRYTELICLMANIATSLERYCTEVRNLQRSEIGEASEAFDESKQVGSSTMAHKRNPINSENVCGLARVLRGFVTPTFECQVLWHERDLSNSSAERFTIPHVFALMDEMLKKTDYIFDGLTVHSDIMLRNIESSKGLVMAEPVMMKLTEKGIGRQDAHEIVRKASMVAVDHDRQLRDVLLETEELKGVLTAREIKEVMDPAGYTGGSGEITDRMVAAAEKALGKRV